In Vigna unguiculata cultivar IT97K-499-35 chromosome 3, ASM411807v1, whole genome shotgun sequence, a single genomic region encodes these proteins:
- the LOC114177643 gene encoding auxin efflux carrier component 4 isoform X1, translating into MISWADLYTVLTAVIPLYVAMILAYGSVRWWKIFSPDQCSGINRFVAIFAVPLLSFHFISTNNPYAMNFRFIAADTLQKIIMLFALAIWTNFTANGSLEWMITIFSLSTLPNTLVMGIPLLIAMYGEYSGSLMVQVVVLQCIIWYTLLLFLFEYRGAKLLIMEQFPETAASIVSFKVDSDVVSLDGRDFLETDAEVGDDGKLHVTVRKSNASRRSFMMTPRPSNLTGAEIYSLSSSRNPTPRGSNFNHADFYSMMGYAPRHSNFGAADLYSVQSTSRGVTPRPSNFEENSAPAPQAISSPRFGFYPAVQTVPAAYPAPNPEFSSGLTKSVSKNSQTQPQPQPQPQSQPQAQATPQVSQPPNSSNKASHDAKELHMFVWSSSASPVSEAGGLHFSGADFGASDQSGRSDQGAKEIRMLVADEHPQNGEANKAAAEGEFRAEDLKFPGKEGEQAEEEAEKGGAAGLNKLGSSSTVELHPKSGIAAAAKHMPPASVMTRLILIMVWRKLIRNPNTYSSLIGVVWSLVAFRWHVHMPKIIEKSISILSDAGLGMAMFSLGLFMALQPNIIACGNSVATFAMAVRFLTGPAVMAAASIAVGLRGTLLRVAIVQAALPQGIVPFVFAKEYNVHPAILSTGVIFGMLIALPITLVYYILLGL; encoded by the exons ATGATAAGCTGGGCCGATTTGTACACCGTCTTGACGGCGGTCATTCCGCTCTATGTCGCCATGATCTTAGCGTACGGTTCGGTACGGTGGTGGAAGATATTCTCGCCGGACCAGTGCTCCGGAATAAACCGCTTCGTGGCGATCTTCGCCGTTCCGCTTCTTTCCTTCCATTTCATCTCCACCAACAATCCTTACGCCATGAACTTCCGCTTCATCGCTGCCGACACGCTCCAGAAAATAATCATGCTCTTTGCCTTGGCAATCTGGACCAACTTCACCGCCAACGGGAGCCTCGAGTGGATGATTACCATTTTCTCCCTCTCTACATTGCCCAACACGCTAGTCATGGGAATCCCGCTCCTTATCGCCATGTACGGCGAATATTCCGGCAGCCTCATGGTCCAGGTGGTCGTGCTCCAGTGCATCATCTGGTACACgctcctcctcttcctcttcgAGTACCGCGGCGCCAAGCTCCTGATCATGGAACAGTTCCCCGAAACCGCTGCTTCCATTGTTTCCTTCAAGGTCGACTCCGACGTTGTTTCGCTCGACGGGAGGGATTTCCTCGAAACCGATGCTGAAGTCGGCGACGATGGCAAGCTCCACGTCACCGTTAGGAAGTCCAATGCTTCTAGAAGGTCCTTCATGATGACACCTCGCCCCTCTAACCTCACCGGTGCCGAGATTTACAGCCTCAGCTCCTCCCGTAACCCCACGCCACGTGGCTCCAACTTCAACCATGCGGATTTCTACTCCATGATGGGCTACGCGCCTAGGCATTCTAacttcggcgctgcggatttgTACTCCGTGCAGTCCACGTCACGCGGAGTCACGCCGAGGCCCTCCAATTTCGAAGAGAACTCTGCACCCGCACCGCAGGCTATCAGCTCCCCAAGGTTCGGCTTCTACCCCGCCGTGCAGACGGTGCCCGCCGCCTACCCTGCTCCCAACCCGGAATTCTCTTCTGGATTAACGAAGAGTGTGAGCAAGAATTCGCAGACGCAGCCACAGCCACAGCCACAGCCTCAGTCCCAGCCGCAAGCTCAAGCTACTCCTCAAGTTTCTCAACCGCCTAACAGTAGTAACAAAGCCAGCCACGACGCTAAGGAGCTCCACATGTTCGTTTGGAGCTCCAGCGCCTCGCCGGTTTCTGAAGCGGGCGGCCTCCATTTCAGTGGAGCCGATTTCGGAGCTTCCGACCAATCGGGCCGCTCCGATCAAGGTGCCAAGGAGATCAGGATGCTAGTAGCCGACGAACACCCTCAAAATGGAGAAGCGAACAAAG CTGCAGCAGAAGGAGAATTTAGGGCTGAAGATTTGAAGTTTCCAGGGAAAGAAGGTGAACAGGCGGAGGAAGAAGCAGAGAAAGGAGGAGCCGCCGGGCTGAACAAGCTGGGTTCCAGTTCAACGGTGGAGTTACACCCAAAATCCGGCATAGCCGCGGCGGCGAAACACATGCCTCCGGCGAGTGTGATGACCCGTCTAATACTGATTATGGTGTGGCGGAAGCTTATCCGCAACCCCAACACTTACTCTAGCCTCATTGGTGTGGTTTGGTCTCTGGTGGCGTTTAG GTGGCATGTGCACATGCCCAAAATAATAGAGAAATCAATCTCCATACTGTCTGATGCTGGTCTTGGAATGGCTATGTTCAGCTTGG GTCTCTTCATGGCTCTTCAACCCAACATAATTGCGTGTGGGAACTCAGTTGCAACATTTGCCATGGCTGTTCGATTCCTCACAGGTCCCGCCGTCATGGCTGCAGCTTCAATCGCTGTTGGCTTACGTGGCACTCTCTTACGTGTAGCTATTGTTCAG GCTGCACTTCCACAAGGGATTGTTCCGTTTGTGTTTGCCAAGGAGTACAACGTTCATCCAGCCATTCTTAGCACAGG GGTTATATTCGGGATGTTGATAGCTCTACCAATTACTCTAGTCTACTACATATTACTTGGTTTGTAA
- the LOC114177643 gene encoding auxin efflux carrier component 4 isoform X2: MISWADLYTVLTAVIPLYVAMILAYGSVRWWKIFSPDQCSGINRFVAIFAVPLLSFHFISTNNPYAMNFRFIAADTLQKIIMLFALAIWTNFTANGSLEWMITIFSLSTLPNTLVMGIPLLIAMYGEYSGSLMVQVVVLQCIIWYTLLLFLFEYRGAKLLIMEQFPETAASIVSFKVDSDVVSLDGRDFLETDAEVGDDGKLHVTVRKSNASRRSFMMTPRPSNLTGAEIYSLSSSRNPTPRGSNFNHADFYSMMGYAPRHSNFGAADLYSVQSTSRGVTPRPSNFEENSAPAPQAISSPRFGFYPAVQTVPAAYPAPNPEFSSGLTKSVSKNSQTQPQPQPQPQSQPQAQATPQVSQPPNSSNKASHDAKELHMFVWSSSASPVSEAGGLHFSGADFGASDQSGRSDQGAKEIRMLVADEHPQNGEANKAEGEFRAEDLKFPGKEGEQAEEEAEKGGAAGLNKLGSSSTVELHPKSGIAAAAKHMPPASVMTRLILIMVWRKLIRNPNTYSSLIGVVWSLVAFRWHVHMPKIIEKSISILSDAGLGMAMFSLGLFMALQPNIIACGNSVATFAMAVRFLTGPAVMAAASIAVGLRGTLLRVAIVQAALPQGIVPFVFAKEYNVHPAILSTGVIFGMLIALPITLVYYILLGL; encoded by the exons ATGATAAGCTGGGCCGATTTGTACACCGTCTTGACGGCGGTCATTCCGCTCTATGTCGCCATGATCTTAGCGTACGGTTCGGTACGGTGGTGGAAGATATTCTCGCCGGACCAGTGCTCCGGAATAAACCGCTTCGTGGCGATCTTCGCCGTTCCGCTTCTTTCCTTCCATTTCATCTCCACCAACAATCCTTACGCCATGAACTTCCGCTTCATCGCTGCCGACACGCTCCAGAAAATAATCATGCTCTTTGCCTTGGCAATCTGGACCAACTTCACCGCCAACGGGAGCCTCGAGTGGATGATTACCATTTTCTCCCTCTCTACATTGCCCAACACGCTAGTCATGGGAATCCCGCTCCTTATCGCCATGTACGGCGAATATTCCGGCAGCCTCATGGTCCAGGTGGTCGTGCTCCAGTGCATCATCTGGTACACgctcctcctcttcctcttcgAGTACCGCGGCGCCAAGCTCCTGATCATGGAACAGTTCCCCGAAACCGCTGCTTCCATTGTTTCCTTCAAGGTCGACTCCGACGTTGTTTCGCTCGACGGGAGGGATTTCCTCGAAACCGATGCTGAAGTCGGCGACGATGGCAAGCTCCACGTCACCGTTAGGAAGTCCAATGCTTCTAGAAGGTCCTTCATGATGACACCTCGCCCCTCTAACCTCACCGGTGCCGAGATTTACAGCCTCAGCTCCTCCCGTAACCCCACGCCACGTGGCTCCAACTTCAACCATGCGGATTTCTACTCCATGATGGGCTACGCGCCTAGGCATTCTAacttcggcgctgcggatttgTACTCCGTGCAGTCCACGTCACGCGGAGTCACGCCGAGGCCCTCCAATTTCGAAGAGAACTCTGCACCCGCACCGCAGGCTATCAGCTCCCCAAGGTTCGGCTTCTACCCCGCCGTGCAGACGGTGCCCGCCGCCTACCCTGCTCCCAACCCGGAATTCTCTTCTGGATTAACGAAGAGTGTGAGCAAGAATTCGCAGACGCAGCCACAGCCACAGCCACAGCCTCAGTCCCAGCCGCAAGCTCAAGCTACTCCTCAAGTTTCTCAACCGCCTAACAGTAGTAACAAAGCCAGCCACGACGCTAAGGAGCTCCACATGTTCGTTTGGAGCTCCAGCGCCTCGCCGGTTTCTGAAGCGGGCGGCCTCCATTTCAGTGGAGCCGATTTCGGAGCTTCCGACCAATCGGGCCGCTCCGATCAAGGTGCCAAGGAGATCAGGATGCTAGTAGCCGACGAACACCCTCAAAATGGAGAAGCGAACAAAG CAGAAGGAGAATTTAGGGCTGAAGATTTGAAGTTTCCAGGGAAAGAAGGTGAACAGGCGGAGGAAGAAGCAGAGAAAGGAGGAGCCGCCGGGCTGAACAAGCTGGGTTCCAGTTCAACGGTGGAGTTACACCCAAAATCCGGCATAGCCGCGGCGGCGAAACACATGCCTCCGGCGAGTGTGATGACCCGTCTAATACTGATTATGGTGTGGCGGAAGCTTATCCGCAACCCCAACACTTACTCTAGCCTCATTGGTGTGGTTTGGTCTCTGGTGGCGTTTAG GTGGCATGTGCACATGCCCAAAATAATAGAGAAATCAATCTCCATACTGTCTGATGCTGGTCTTGGAATGGCTATGTTCAGCTTGG GTCTCTTCATGGCTCTTCAACCCAACATAATTGCGTGTGGGAACTCAGTTGCAACATTTGCCATGGCTGTTCGATTCCTCACAGGTCCCGCCGTCATGGCTGCAGCTTCAATCGCTGTTGGCTTACGTGGCACTCTCTTACGTGTAGCTATTGTTCAG GCTGCACTTCCACAAGGGATTGTTCCGTTTGTGTTTGCCAAGGAGTACAACGTTCATCCAGCCATTCTTAGCACAGG GGTTATATTCGGGATGTTGATAGCTCTACCAATTACTCTAGTCTACTACATATTACTTGGTTTGTAA